The following proteins are encoded in a genomic region of Triticum dicoccoides isolate Atlit2015 ecotype Zavitan chromosome 1B, WEW_v2.0, whole genome shotgun sequence:
- the LOC119348955 gene encoding serine/threonine-protein kinase tricornered-like translates to MDSARSWFQKFQPRDKSKSPAVPASHGKDPGKPPVDDAPSSATKQKVAAAKQYIENHYKTQMKSLQDRKERRWMLERKLQDAEVPAEEQNNILKHLEKKETEYMRLQRHKMGVEDFELLTIIGRGAFGEVRLCREKTSKSVYAMKKLKKSEMLRRGQVEHVKAERNLLAEVDSAYIVKLYYSFQDDEFLYLIMEYLPGGDMMTLLMRKDTLTEDEAKFYIAETVLAIESIHKHNYIHRDIKPDNLLLDLSGHLKLSDFGLCKPLDSSNFPNLNEPDYTPGKGAKPLPDNTSRLTNSSAPKRTQQEQLSHWQKNRRMLAYSTVGTPDYIAPEVLLKKGYGMECDWWSLGAIMYEMLVGYPPFYSEDPMSTCRKIVNWRSHLKFPEEAKLSSETKDLISKLLCNVEQRLGTKGAHEIKAHTWFRGVQWEKLYQMKAAFIPEVNGELDTQNFEKFEETGAQVQSSSKAGPWRKMLPSKDANFVGYTYKNFEIVNDDEVAGIAELKKKSSKSKRPTIKTLFESMDEDEPVHGSFLNMLPHKEGQPSSHSSAPPEQYQPRRK, encoded by the exons ATGGATTCCGCGAGAAGTTGGTTCCAGAAGTTCCAGCCGCGGGACAAGTCCAAGAGCCCGGCGGTGCCTGCCAGCCATGGGAAGGATCCCGGGAAGCCCCCGGTCGACGACGCGCCTTCTAGCGCGACCAAGCAGAAGGTCGCCGCGGCAAAACAGTACATTGAGAACCACTACAAGACTCAGATGAAGTCCTTGCAAGATAGGAAAGAGAG GCGCTGGATGCTGGAGAGGAAATTACAGGATGCTGAAGTTCCTGCAGAAGAGCAGAACAACATTCTAAAACATTTGGAGAAAAAGGAGACTGAATATATGCGTTTGCAAAGACACAAGATGGGGGTTGAAGATTTTGAACTTTTGACAATTATTGGAAGAGGTGCATTTGGAGAG GTGCGTCTTTGTAGAGAGAAGACCTCTAAAAGCGTATATGCAATGAAAAAGCTTAAGAAATCTGAAATGCTTCGTAGGGGCCAG GTGGAACACGTCAAAGCCGAAAGAAACCTTCTTGCAGAAGTCGATAGTGCGTACATAGTAAAGCTTTACTATTCTTTTCAAGATGATGAGTTCTTGTATCTCATCATGGAGTACCTTCCTGGTGGTGACATGATGACTTTGCTCATGCGCAAGGACACTCTGACAGAAGATGAAGCAAAATTTTACATCGCAGAAACTGTACTAGCAATAGAGTCCATTCACAAGCACAATTACATTCACAG GGATATCAAGCCAGATAATTTATTGTTAGATCTCAGTGGTCACTTGAAGCTTTCTGACTTTGGATTGTGCAAACCTTTGGATAGCAGTAATTTTCCAAATTTGAATGAACCGGATTATACACCTGGAAAAGGTGCTAAACCTTTACCCGATAACACCAGTCGATTAACTAACTCTTCTGCACCGAAGCGTACGCAGCAGGAGCAGCTGTCACATTGGCAAAAGAACCGTCGGATGTTG GCGTATTCTACAGTTGGTACTCCTGATTACATTGCTCCAGAGGTTCTATTGAAGAAAGGATATGGAATGGAGTGTGACTG GTGGTCCCTTGGTgctatcatgtatgaaatgctaGTTGGTTATCCCCCATTTTATTCGGAGGATCCAATGTCAACCTGCAGAAAG ATTGTGAACTGGAGAAGTCACCTGAAATTTCCTGAAGAGGCAAAGCTTTCTTCTGAAACTAAGGATCTCATTAGCAAACTTCTCTGTAATGTTGAGCAGAGACTTGGAACAAAAGGAGCCCATGAAATAAAA GCACATACATGGTTTAGAGGTGTCCAATGGGAAAAGTTGTATCAGATGAAAGCTGCTTTCATACCAGAAGTTAATGGCGAGTTGGATACTcagaactttgagaaatttgaggaG ACTGGAGCACAAGTTCAGAGTTCATCTAAGGCGGGTCCATGGAGAAAG ATGCTTCCATCCAAGGATGCAAATTTTGTTGGGTACACGTACAAGAACTTTGAAATTGTGAATGACGATGAAGTTGCCGGGATTG CCGAGCTGAAGAAAAAGAGCTCCAAATCAAAACGGCCAACCATCAAGACATTGTTTG AGagcatggatgaagatgaacctgtGCACGGCAGTTTCTTAAATATGTTGCCCCATAAGGAGGGACAACCTTCTTCTCACTCAAGCGCCCCACCAGAACAATACCAACCTCGACGTAAATAG